The Juglans microcarpa x Juglans regia isolate MS1-56 chromosome 2S, Jm3101_v1.0, whole genome shotgun sequence genome has a window encoding:
- the LOC121253258 gene encoding UDP-rhamnose/UDP-galactose transporter 5-like yields MIKKMNSAKMADKKATLDTAAWMFNVVTSVGIILVNKALMAKYGFTFATTLTGLHFATTTLLTVLLRRLGYIQPSHLPFSELLKFVLFANFSIVGMNVSLMWNSVGFYQIAKLSMIPVSCFLEVVLDKVRYSRDTKLSIVLVLLGVAVCTVTDVSVNAKGFIAALVAVWSTSLQQYYVHFLQRNYSLGSFNLLGHTAPAQAASLLVVGPFLDYWLTGERVHAYGYSLTSLSFIILSCTIAVGTNLSQFICIGRFTAVSFQVLGHMKTILVLVLGFIFFGKEGLNLQVVVGMIIAVAGMIWYGNASSKPGGKERRAHFIPSNKSQKHGVTSESPDHLDDKV; encoded by the exons AtgataaaaaagatgaattCAGCAAAGATGGCCGATAAGAAGGCAACTCTTGACACTGCCGCATGGATGTTTAATGTCGTCACATCTGTTGGAATAATCCTTGTCAACAAAGCCTTAATGGCTAAGTATGGCTTTACCTTTG CTACAACATTAACTGGTCTGCATTTTGCCACAACCACGTTGTTGACTGTTCTTCTTAGGAGGCTGGGATACATTCAGCCATCTCATCTACCATTTTCTGAACTtctgaaatttgttttatttgcaAACTTTTCCATAGTTGGGATGAATGTGAGTTTAATGTGGAATTCTGTGGGATTCTATCAG ATTGCAAAGCTGAGTATGATCCCGGTATCTTGTTTTCTGGAAGTTGTCTTGGACAAGGTGCGTTACTCAAGGGACACAAAACTTAGCATAGTATTAGTACTCCTTGGAGTTGCAGTCTGTACTGTTACGGATGTGAGTGTCAATGCTAAGGGTTTTATAGCTGCTTTAGTGGCAGTTTGGAGCACTTCGCTACAGCAGTAT TATGTACACTTCCTCCAGCGGAATTATTCTCTTGGATCTTTCAACCTACTGGGACATACTGCTCCAGCACAGGCAGCATCCTTGCTGGTAGTAGGACCCTTTCTGGACTACTGGTTGACTGGTGAAAGAGTTCATGCATATGGCTATAGTCTCACATCTCTG TCATTCATAATACTGTCTTGCACCATTGCGGTAGGGACCAATCTGAGTCAATTCATCTGCATAGGAAGATTTACAGCCGTATCGTTCCAAGTGCTTGGTCATATGAAGACTATTCTTGTCCTGGTGTTAGGATTCATTTTCTTTGGGAAAGAGGGTCTCAATCTACAAGTAGTTGTGGGGATGATCATTGCTGTTGCTGGAATGATCTGGTATGGCAATGCCTCGTCTAAGCCAGGGGGGAAGGAGCGGCGTGCCCATTTCATTCCTAGCAACAAATCACAAAAACATGGCGTAACATCAGAGTCCCCTGACCACCTGGATGACAAGGTCTAA
- the LOC121251698 gene encoding brassinosteroid LRR receptor kinase-like yields the protein MKPFCLSSSHFCLFLLSFAFLTSLRASPASFSSSPGKDTQQLINFKAALPNSTLLSDWLPNRDPCTFTGISCKAFRVSSIDLSSTFLSTNFSLVSAFLLSLDHLETLSLHSTNLSGTISFAPGSKCNTVLSTVDLSYNSLSGSLSDLSNLGSCSALKSLNLSNNLLDSPSSTKNALKLGLEVLDLSFNKLSGATVFPWLFSAGCNGMQRLALEGNKLTGDIATVSTCATLQYLDLSSNNFSVDIPSFGDCLALEHLDLSVNKFSGDIGHALSSCSHLAFLNLSNNHFSGLIPALPAEKLSLLSLSGNDFQGVIPSWLAGACASGVLVELDLSTNNLSGTVPAGLSVCSSLESFDVSSNKLYGKLPVEVFAKMSNLKKLDLSFNSFFGALPDSLSKLVGLETLDLSSNNLSGSIPITLCEAPGNSLKELFLQNNLFSGWIPASLSNCSQLVSLDLSFNYLSGTIPSSLGTLSKLRDMILWLNQLHGEIPQELMYIQTLENLILDFNELTGTIPSGLSNCTNLNWISLSNNRLSGEIPGWIGQLSNLAILKLSNNSFHGRIPPELGDCKSLIWLDLNTNYLNGSIPSALFRQSGNIAVNFISGKTYVYIKNDGSKECHGAGNLLEFAGISQTLLNRISTRNPCNFTRVYGGKIQPTFNHNGSMIFLDISHNMLSGSIPKEMGKMFYLYILNLGHNNISGTIPEELGYLKSLNILDLSSNRLEGTIPQSITGLSLLTEMDVSNNYLTGMIPEMGQLDTFPAYKFQNNSGLCGYPLPKCGGDLASGPNSEHQKSHRRQASLAGSVAMGLLFSLFCIFGLIIVAIEIKKRRKKKEMTLDDYNESRSHSGIANINWKLISAREALSIHLTAFEKPLMKFTFADLLEATNGFHNDSLIGSGGFGDVYKARLKGGSIVAIKKLKYISGQGDREFTAEMKTIGKIKHRNLVPLLGYCKVGEERLLVYEYMRYGSLDDVLHGQKKVGIKLNWAARRKIAIGAARGLAFLHHNCIPHILHRDMKSSNVLVDENLEARVSDFGMARLLSSMDTHLSVSTLAGTPGYVPPEYYQSFRCTPSGDVYSYGVVLLELLTGKRSTDSPDFGDNNLVGWVKQQVKVRVSDVFDPVLMKEDPGLEIELLRHLEVACACLNDRPMRRPTMIQVMAMFKEIQAGSGMDSQSTIATEDGAFSAAEMVEMSIKEASELIKQ from the coding sequence ATGAAACCTTTCTGCCTCTCAAGCTCTCACTTCtgtctttttctcctctccttcGCTTTCCTGACCTCCCTCCGAGCCTCTCCGGCTTCCTTCTCTTCCTCACCCGGTAAAGACACCCAGCAGCTCATTAACTTCAAAGCCGCTCTCCCTAACTCAACCCTTCTCTCCGACTGGCTCCCCAACCGAGACCCATGTACCTTCACCGGCATTTCCTGTAAAGCCTTCCGGGTTTCCTCCATTGACCTCAGCTCCACCTTTCTAAGTACCAACTTCAGCCTCGTCTCCGCCTTCCTACTCTCCCTTGACCACCTTGAAACCCTTTCTCTACATTCCACCAATCTCTCCGGCACCATTTCTTTCGCTCCCGGATCCAAATGTAACACTGTCTTATCCACCGTAGATCTCTCTTACAACAGCCTCTCCGGCTCTCTCTCCGACCTCTCCAACTTGGGTTCGTGCTCGGCTTTGAAATCGCTCAACCTCTCCAATAATCTCCTCGACTCTCCTTCCTCCACGAAAAATGCACTGAAACTCGGTCTCGAGGTTCTTGATCTCTCTTTCAACAAGCTCTCCGGGGCAACCGTTTTCCCCTGGCTGTTTTCAGCCGGTTGCAACGGTATGCAACGCTTGGCCTTAGAGGGAAACAAGCTCACGGGCGACATAGCGACCGTCTCCACCTGCGCCACCCTGCAGTATCTGGACCTCTCCTCCAACAATTTCTCTGTGGATATTCCTTCTTTCGGAGATTGCTTGGCTCTGGAGCACCTCGACTTATCTGTCAACAAGTTCTCAGGGGACATCGGCCACGCTCTCTCCTCGTGCAGCCATCTCGCGTTCTTGAACCTCTCTAACAACCATTTTTCCGGACTCATTCCGGCGCTCCCTGCAGAGAAACTGAGTCTCCTTTCTCTCTCCGGCAACGACTTCCAGGGTGTGATTCCCTCGTGGCTTGCCGGCGCGTGTGCTTCCGGCGTCCTCGTGGAGCTCGACCTTTCGACCAACAACCTCTCCGGTACGGTCCCGGCGGGTTTGAGCGtttgttcttcgttggagtcatTTGATGTAAGTTCAAACAAGCTCTACGGTAAATTACCAGTTGAAGTATTCGCAAAGATGAGCAATTTAAAGAAGTTGGACCTGTCTTTCAATAGTTTCTTCGGTGCTTTGCCTGATTCTTTGTCGAAGCTAGTGGGATTAGAGACGTTAGATCTTAGTTCCAATAATCTGTCTGGCTCTATTCCCATCACTCTCTGCGAAGCTCCCGGTAATAGCTTGAAAGAGCTATTCTTACAGAACAATCTGTTTTCCGGTTGGATTCCTGCGAGTTTGAGCAACTGTTCTCAGCTGGTATCTCTGGATTTGAGCTTCAATTATCTCTCGGGAACGATCCCTTCGAGTTTGGGAACGTTGTCCAAACTCCGGGACATGATACTCTGGTTGAATCAGCTACACGGGGAAATCCCACAAGAGCTCATGTACATCCAAACGCTCGAGAATCTGATCCTGGACTTCAACGAATTGACGGGGACGATTCCTTCGGGGTTGAGCAACTGCACCAACCTGAATTGGATCTCCTTGTCGAACAACCGTTTGAGTGGTGAGATTCCAGGGTGGATTGGGCAGTTGTCGAACCTTGCAATACTCAAACTGAGTAACAATTCATTCCATGGGAGGATTCCGCCGGAGCTCGGGGACTGTAAGAGCTTGATATGGTTGGATCTCAATACCAATTACTTGAATGGATCTATCCCGTCTGCGCTTTTCAGGCAATCTGGCAATATTGCGGTAAATTTCATAAGTGGGAAGACGTATGTGTATATCAAGAACGATGGGAGTAAAGAATGCCATGGAGCTGGGAATTTGCTTGAGTTTGCAGGTATTAGCCAAACCCTGCTGAATAGGATTTCAACCAGGAACCCTTGCAATTTCACTAGAGTATATGGAGGTAAGATTCAGCCCACATTTAACCACAATGGGtctatgatttttcttgatatttcgCATAACATGTTGTCCGGCAGTATTCCAAAGGAAATGGGAAAAatgttctatctatatatattgaatttggGCCATAACAATATATCTGGAACAATCCCAGAAGAGCTGGGGTACTTAAAGAGTCTCAACATTCTCGATCTTTCTAGCAATAGACTTGAAGGGACGATCCCACAGTCCATCACTGGACTTTCTTTGCTTACGGAGATGGATGTGTCGAATAACTATCTCACTGGAATGATTCCCGAAATGGGGCAGCTTGACACTTTTCCAGCGTATAAATTTCAGAATAATTCTGGTCTCTGTGGTTATCCTCTTCCTAAATGTGGGGGGGATTTGGCCTCGGGTCCGAATTCCGAGCACCAGAAGTCCCATAGGAGGCAAGCATCCCTTGCTGGAAGTGTGGCAATGGGATTGTTGTTTTCCCTCTTCTGTATCTTTGGTTTGATCATAGTTGCCATCGAAATcaagaaaaggaggaagaagaaggaaatgacACTTGATGATTATAATGAGAGTCGTTCCCACTCGGGCATAGCCAATATCAATTGGAAGTTAATCAGTGCCCGTGAAGCATTAAGCATTCACCTTACAGCATTTGAGAAACCCCTTATGAAGTTCACTTTTGCTGATCTTCTGGAAGCAACAAACGGCTTTCACAACGACAGCCTTATTGGTTCTGGTGGTTTTGGCGACGTGTACAAAGCGCGATTGAAAGGCGGGAGCATTGTTGCCATTAAGAAACTTAAATATATTAGCGGACAGGGTGATCGGGAATTCACCGCTGAAATGAAAACCATTGGAAAAATTAAGCACAGGAACCTTGTCCCTCTTCTGGGTTACTGCAAAGTAGGAGAAGAAAGGCTCTTGGTTTATGAGTACATGAGGTATGGAAGCTTAGATGATGTTCTCCATGGCCAAAAGAAAGTTGGGATAAAGCTGAACTGGGCTGCAAGGAGAAAGATTGCCATTGGGGCTGCAAGGGGATTGGCTTTTCTGCATCACAATTGCATACCACACATCCTTCACAGGGATATGAAATCGAGCAATGTTCTGGTTGATGAAAACTTGGAAGCCAGAGTCTCTGATTTTGGAATGGCCAGGCTTTTGAGTTCAATGGATACCCATTTAAGCGTCAGCACTTTAGCAGGAACTCCTGGCTATGTCCCTCCTGAATACTATCAGAGCTTCAGATGTACTCCTAGTGGTGATGTCTACAGTTATGGAGTAGTCTTGCTTGAGCTGCTAACTGGGAAACGATCTACGGATTCGCCTGATTTTGGTGACAACAATCTTGTGGGGTGGGTGAAACAGCAAGTCAAAGTGAGAGTAAGTGATGTTTTTGATCCGGTGCTCATGAAAGAGGATCCCGGGCTTGAGATTGAGCTTTTACGACACTTAGAGGTTGCATGTGCCTGCTTGAATGATCGGCCGATGCGACGACCCACAATGATTCAAGTGATGGCAATGTTCAAGGAAATCCAAGCAGGGTCTGGGATGGACTCTCAATCTACCATTGCCACCGAAGATGGAGCTTTCAGTGCAGCTGAAATGGTAGAGATGAGTATAAAAGAAGCCTCTGAACTGATCAAGCAGTAG